From the Bombus affinis isolate iyBomAffi1 chromosome 4, iyBomAffi1.2, whole genome shotgun sequence genome, the window GTACGCATATTTTGGAAAACCAACAAAGTGCATTTCGTTGTATGTACATCGTGTACGAAGGAAATCCGGGCTGGTTGGTATTTTGACGCTCTATCGATTACAGATCAGCTCCGAGTCGATATACTGTACGAGTTGGTAGCAGTCACAAAGACTTGGGCACTcgttatagaataaaaaatatcattCGACACCCTCAGTACAATTCGCGAACCATCGATTATGACGTCGCCCTTTTGGAGGTACGTAGAAAAAATATTGCATATTATAAAACGATTATGACAAGGTAATTGGGAGAAAGATACCGATTCTGAATTTTCCATACAAAAATTGCCAAAAGTAAAatatcatatgtatatgtatatcaaatatcagatgtatacatatatatgtgaaataaatgaatttgaATTATCAATATATATCGAGTAAACGTATACTAACGGTTGACAAAATATCGTCAATATGATTTTTCTTTGTATCGTTTTTGCACTCATAAATCtcgcgttaaattaaaaaatacgcATAAAACTTAATACTCTTGTTATTACATACAAGATGTACATGACACTGTACCAATGCCGTAGAACGATATAAGGAAACAGAGAAAGGCAATAATAGAATGAAAATGATACCGAGTACAATatcatcaatttatttatagatatttattttaattgtcGCTACGAATTTCGAACGAAgcattgaatatatttttagtttGTTGATTAACTGCGATTAGTATCGCTGCTACGTGATAATCAGAAATACTtgtttgtaattaaattaagaGAATCGTTTCAATAACATATTATATTGCATTGTAATTAATTGTAACGCTATAGCATGCACAAATCTTGATATCACCTACTGATTGTGATATTTTTTAGTTTAGTttgaatacaattttttcatacTATCGATCATTTTAACTTAGTAGCAAAGAACTGTTGAACTTAATGCGATAAAAATTGTGATTCAGATTGATGGCACGATCAAGTTTGACACGAATGTGCGACCTATAGAACCGGCAAACACGGAACCTTTGCCTAATAAGATGGTGAACGTGACTGGATGGGGTGCGCTTAGGGTATGTCGATCGACCATTTAACTGTCAAACGAGAGTAAATTATTTATCTAAAAAATCATTTGTTGCTCAACTGTTACTCTTTAAAACAAGCTCTTAAATTTCAAATCAACTTAATTTTCAACTTAAATTTCATATTGAGAAGCGATAATTATTAGATATACTAACCAGTATTTTTCCAAACTTGTAGTATCTATActatttttcatataaaattaataaaagttaATTGCTCGAAATTCATCTTCTTCgcaaaataaattaatgaaaattaattccTGAATGGTTACAGGAAGGTGGATCGACTTCTGCACAGTTGATGAGAGTATCGGTTCCGATAGTGAGCAAATCAGAGTGTGGAGATGCTTACAAGTACATGAACGAGATCACCGATAGAATGTTATGCGCCGGTTACACTTCAGGTGGAAAGGATGCCTGCCAAGGTGACTCTGGTGGACCTTTGACGGGTGATGGGATCCTGTATGGGCTAGTGT encodes:
- the LOC126915136 gene encoding trypsin-2-like, whose amino-acid sequence is MLRIVLLAAFIVGCLGSVPKPVSLFPDSQIIGGSEVDIGQHPHQLSLQTSGHICGGSIISSNWAITAAHCVGSAPSRYTVRVGSSHKDLGTRYRIKNIIRHPQYNSRTIDYDVALLEIDGTIKFDTNVRPIEPANTEPLPNKMVNVTGWGALREGGSTSAQLMRVSVPIVSKSECGDAYKYMNEITDRMLCAGYTSGGKDACQGDSGGPLTGDGILYGLVSWGYGCAKPNYPGVYTNVANLRSWIKAHSGV